From a single Helicoverpa armigera isolate CAAS_96S chromosome 7, ASM3070526v1, whole genome shotgun sequence genomic region:
- the LOC110377872 gene encoding uncharacterized protein LOC110377872 → MSDSDTSSSRQRFSKKMIPTRELIAQVRQRRCLWDRRHASYRDKIYKDKCWHEIYLAFEPAYESLNDTKKNLIGNIITRKWYNVRDSYVKSRKPGVRRPYLYAQELEFLDPIYLLDRKGNEKSFIEERISNDDEADADAEADNTHSWLQEVFVDISEGEGDTQPPPDCPPKRAKLEFSKEDGDESIISVLANLIQKEEDEDRAFFKSITPAVKTLSDNAKFEFRIQVMKLLHSLKIRDRDVVKLKRERTSNVDSDSD, encoded by the exons ATGTCGGACTCGGACACAAG CTCGAGCAGACAGCGCTTCTCCAAGAAGATGATCCCGACGCGCGAGCTGATCGCGCAGGTGCGCCAGCGCCGCTGCCTGTGGGACCGCCGCCACGCCTCCTACCGCGACAAGATCTACAAGGACAAGTGCTGGCATGAGATCTACCTCGCCTTCGAGCCCGCATACGAATCGCTCAATGACACCAAGAAGAATCTTATAG GTAATATAATCACAAGGAAATGGTACAACGTGAGAGACTCATACGTGAAGTCGCGGAAGCCTGGCGTGCGGAGACCCTATCTATACGCCCAGGAGTTGGAGTTCCTAGACCCCATCTACCTTCTGGACAGGAAGGGTAACGAAAAGAGCTTCATAGAGGAGCGCATCTCCAACGACGACGAAGCAGACGCGGATGCGGAGGCGGACAACACGCACAGCTGGCTGCAGGAGGTGTTCGTGGACATCTCCGAGGGCGAGGGCGACACGCAGCCGCCGCCCGACTGCCCCCCCAAGCGCGCCAAGCTCGAGTTCAGCAAGGAGGACGGCGACGAGAGCATCATCAGCGTCCTCGCCAACCTCATACAGAAGGAGGAGGACGAGGACCGCGCCTTCTTCAAGTCCATCACTCCCGCCGTCAAGACGCTCTCCGACAACGCCAAGTTTGAGTTCAGGATACAAGTCATGAAGCTCCTACACAGTTTGAAGATAAGAGACCGCGACGTTGTGAAACTTAAGAGAGAAAGGACTTCCAATGTGGACTCAGATAGCGACTGA
- the LOC110377895 gene encoding organic cation transporter protein, with protein MATEEKGEASAFKPVDLDNILVEEVGQFGKYQIVTLLLAAFPVIFSAFASGEYIFTTARINTRCLIPECDGSDPEFSPKWVLNAIPASGNTFDGCERFGNLTTPPVVPEGECPASLFDTSRTQTCDSYVYENQLSVVYDFDMACDEWRRSQIGSIRTIGTLLVLPITGYISDRWGRRVALTINAFNTGWIGLVRSFVNSYEWFLTLEVLESSVGAGAYSSCYILVTELVGPRYRVIAGATISTLFALGQVILGFIAWGVPAWRPLTQVLYAPQILVVSYFWILSESVRWLMSKGRYEESEQILKKVAKANKKELSEKSLQALRDTAEAERTAEKPKEPWLVFLVFKSRVILSRCMVSPIWWITNTLVYYGMNINSVNMSGNGYLNYVAVAAIEIPGYWTAILLLDRIGRKPVLICAYWLCAACQFAFAFMPEGNDGLQLALYLFGKYCIAIVMTSVYVYTAELYPTKYRHNLFAFSSMVGRLGSITAPLTPSLASEVWEPFPSVLFGSFALLSGALIFTTPETLGTKLPDTFEDAEQLGKTKPNT; from the exons ATGGCGACGGAAGAGAAAGGGGAAGCGAGCGCGTTCAAGCCGGTGGACCTGGACAACATCCTGGTGGAGGAGGTGGGGCAGTTCGGCAAGTACCAGATCGTGACGTTGCTGCTTGCCGCCTTCCCCGTCATATTCTCCGCGTTTGCCTCCGGGGAATACATTTTCACAACCGCTAGGATAAATACGAG ATGTTTGATACCGGAATGTGACGGCTCGGACCCTGAGTTCTCCCCGAAGTGGGTGCTGAACGCGATCCCCGCCAGCGGCAACACGTTCGATGGCTGCGAGAGGTTCGGCAACCTGACCACCCCGCCCGTGGTGCCGGAGGGCGAGTGTCCCGCCTCGCTGTTCGATACCTCCAGGACTCAGACATGCGATAGCTACGTCTATGAGAATCAGCTCAGCGTAGTTTACGAT TTCGACATGGCATGTGACGAGTGGCGTCGTTCTCAAATCGGATCTATCCGTACGATCGGTACTCTGCTGGTGCTGCCCATCACGGGCTACATCTCGGACCGCTGGGGGCGGCGCGTGGCGCTCACCATCAACGCCTTCAACACCGGCTGGATCGGCCTGGTGCGCTCCTTCGTCAACTCCTACGAGTGGTTCCTCACGCTTGAAGTGCTCGAGTCCTCCGTTGGTGCTGGCGCTTACTCCTCTTGCTACATCTTGG TGACGGAGTTGGTTGGTCCTCGGTACCGTGTGATAGCGGGTGCTACAATCTCGACGCTGTTCGCTCTGGGGCAGGTGATACTGGGATTCATCGCATGGGGCGTGCCAGCATGGCGGCCGCTCACGCAGGTCCTGTACGCACCTCAGATCCTCGTCGTCAGCTACTTCTGGATCCTGTCCGAATCCGTGCGTTGGCTCATGAGTAAAGGCCGTTACGAAGAGTcagagcaaattcttaaaaagGTTGCCAAAGCCAATAAGAAAGAACTCTCAGAGAAGAGTTTGCAGGCGCTGCGTGATACTGCCGAGGCTGAGAGGACAGCTGAAAAGCCGAAAGAACCTTGGCTGGTGTTTCTGGTGTTTAAATCCCGTGTGATATTGTCGCGCTGTATGGTGTCACCGATTTGGTGGATCACGAACACCCTCGTGTACTACGGCATGAACATCAACTCGGTGAATATGTCGGGTAACGGTTACCTGAACTACGTGGCGGTGGCGGCCATCGAGATCCCCGGCTACTGGACCGCCATCCTGCTGCTTGACCGCATCGGCCGCAAGCCCGTGCTTATCTGCGCGTACTGGCTCTGCGCCGCCTGCCAGTTCGCTTTTGCATTCATGCCTGAAG GTAACGACGGTTTGCAACTGGCGCTGTACCTGTTCGGCAAGTACTGCATCGCGATCGTGATGACGTCGGTGTACGTGTACACGGCGGAGCTGTACCCCACCAAGTACCGACACAACCTGTTCGCCTTCTCGTCCATGGTGGGCCGCCTCGGCTCCATCACCGCGCCGCTCACGCCCTCGCTC GCTTCGGAAGTATGGGAGCCATTCCCGTCAGTGTTATTCGGCAGCTTTGCCCTGCTCTCTGGCGCCCTCATCTTCACGACGCCGGAGACGCTGGGCACCAAGCTGCCTGACACCTTCGAGGACGCGGAGCAGCTCGGCAAGACCAAGCCCAACACGTGA
- the LOC126056057 gene encoding organic cation transporter protein — MVAASEEKPGAPGSGKRRLELDTLLVEEVGQFGRHQLRSFLWLAVLVVFVACSNQEYVFTTARISTRCLISECESEPAEFSPAWLENALPSGSSPGSFDNCRRFANSTAALGDNSTCPSSLFDRDTLLPCDTYVYENTHTAVYDLGLACDEWRRSLVGTVCTFGTLTAMPITGFVSDRWGRRVALTINAVNTAWIGLTRYWADTYIGFILTEFAEATFGYGLYSSLYILLTEEVGPDYRVAIGAALKTCFAMGQMTLGLLAWAVPNWRTLTLVLYIPQFLTIAYYWLISESVRWYMSKGRFEESEALLKKMAKVNGTQVSDTSLEELRRTAEEKLRSSADETQKSGEPWLIVQVFRHKRVLLACVVSPIWWITTTFIYYGLSLNAVNMSGNKYLNYVAVAAVEIPGFWTAYYLMGKIGRKAVLTGAFWLCSACQLAYVLMPQGLYVASLVVYLIAKLAIAMVATSIYVYTAELYPTKHRHSLFAFSSMMGRIGSMMAPLTPAFGAQWFAELPFVLFGSLALVSGALIFLTPETLGTTLPDTLDQAEHIGNNKDKHTK; from the exons ATGGTGGCTGCGAGTGAGGAGAAGCCTGGCGCTCCCGGCAGCGGCAAGCGCCGGCTGGAGCTGGACACGCtgctggtggaggaggtgggGCAGTTCGGCAGACATCAACTCAGGAGCTTCCTGTGGCTCGCCGTGTTAGTGGTGTTCGTGGCCTGCAGTAATCAGGAGTACGTGTTCACTACTGCCAGGATTAGCACCAG ATGTTTGATATCGGAGTGTGAATCTGAACCTGCAGAATTCTCCCCGGCGTGGCTGGAGAACGCTCTGCCGTCGGGCTCCAGTCCAGGCTCGTTCGACAACTGTCGGCGCTTCGCCAACTCGACTGCGGCGCTCGGCGATAACAGCACTTGTCCAAGTTCGCTGTTCGACCGCGACACCCTGCTGCCCTGTGATACTTACGTGTATGAGAATACACACACTGCCGTCTATGAT TTGGGCCTGGCATGCGACGAGTGGCGGCGGTCGCTAGTCGGCACAGTATGCACATTTGGCACGCTGACGGCGATGCCCATCACCGGTTTCGTGTCAGACCGTTGGGGGCGACGCGTGGCACTAACCATCAACGCCGTCAACACGGCTTGGATCGGCCTCACGCGGTACTGGGCTGATACATACATCGGGTTCATTCTTACAGAGTTTGCAGAGGCCACCTTTGGATATGGCTTGTATTCTAGTCTCTATATTTTAT TAACCGAAGAAGTAGGACCTGACTACCGTGTCGCTATCGGCGCAGCTCTGAAGACCTGCTTCGCGATGGGACAGATGACGTTAGGGCTGCTTGCGTGGGCCGTGCCTAACTGGAGGACCCTGACGCTCGTGCTGTACATCCCACAGTTCCTCACCATCGCCTACTATTGGCTCATCAGCGAGTCCGTGCGCTGGTACATGAGCAAGGGACGCTTCGAAGAATCTGAAGCTTTATTGAAAAAGATGGCGAAAGTCAATGGAACTCaagtttctgacacatcgctgGAGGAATTACGACGTACAGCTGAGGAGAAGTTACGGAGCAGTGCTGATGAGACACAGAAGAGTGGCGAGCCATGGCTGATAGTGCAGGTGTTTCGGCACaagcgtgtgttactggcctgtGTCGTATCACCGATCTGGTGGATCACAACCACGTTCATCTACTACGGGCTCTCGCTGAACGCCGTGAACATGTCAGGCAACAAGTACCTGAACTACGTGGCGGTGGCCGCGGTCGAGATCCCCGGCTTCTGGACTGCCTACTACCTGATGGGGAAGATTGGACGCAAGGCAGTGCTCACTGGAGCCTTTTGGTTGTGCTCCGCTTGCCAACTTGCCTATGTTTTGATGCCTCAAG GTTTGTATGTGGCGTCACTGGTAGTGTACCTGATAGCCAAGCTCGCCATAGCCATGGTGGCGACGTCTATCTACGTGTACACGGCGGAGCTGTACCCCACCAAGCACCGACATAGTTTATTTGCCTTCTCTTCGATGATGGGGCGCATTGGCTCCATGATGGCACCACTCACACCAGCATTT GGCGCGCAATGGTTCGCGGAGCTGCCGTTCGTGCTGTTCGGGTCGCTGGCGCTGGTGTCGGGCGCGCTCATCTTCCTCACGCCGGAGACGCTGGGCACCACGCTGCCCGACACCCTGGACCAGGCAGAACATATAGGCAATAACAAAGACAAACATACCAAGTGA